The Thermotoga caldifontis AZM44c09 genomic interval GTCCGGTAAGCTCACTATTAGAATATGTCTCTTGCTGTTGAGTAACAATCTAAAATCACTGATCACTGCTGACACAGTGTGCCTCCCCTCAAAATAGTTGGTTCCACAAAAACGGTACCCCCACTTTCTTGGCTGCCCGCAATCAGTTCCGAAAGCATAGTAAAAGCGATTTTACCGATCAGATAAGGATTTAACTTTACACTTGTCAAAGGAGGCGTGGTGTAATGACACATTCGAAGTCCTCCAAATCCTATTACTCCTACTTGTTGCGGAACAGCTATTCTCATTGTTTTCAATGCATCAAGCGCTCCTTTAGCTAACCAATCGGTGGTAGCAAAAATCGCTGTGCCTGCGTTTGTTCTAAAATACTCCTTCTGAGCAAGTACTGCCTGTCTGCCACTTTTTTCATCAAAATCGTTGCATTCAATTACCCGAACCTTGTCTATTGAAAGATTATTTCGTCTGAAAGCGCTCATTGCCCCTTCAACTCGATCGGCAAAAGTGCATATTTTGAGAGGGCCCGATAGTATCACAACATTCCTATAACCGTGGTGGATGATTTCCAATCCAGCGAG includes:
- a CDS encoding LacI family DNA-binding transcriptional regulator; protein product: MRTRRVTSVTLRDIASSVGVSVSTVSRALSNNPRISEHTRNTVILMAKKLGYTLNERKYLRTIALVIINPHKGSIESDEFFNSVQKGITDMSTNSGVPCLVNIVQPENPASFNVPTEIIDGIIIGGIPMPSFVKRFLQSTNLPTVMVGKYQDLEHLPSVNNDNVRGGYLAGLEIIHHGYRNVVILSGPLKICTFADRVEGAMSAFRRNNLSIDKVRVIECNDFDEKSGRQAVLAQKEYFRTNAGTAIFATTDWLAKGALDALKTMRIAVPQQVGVIGFGGLRMCHYTTPPLTSVKLNPYLIGKIAFTMLSELIAGSQESGGTVFVEPTILRGGTLCQQ